In Mesotoga sp. Brook.08.105.5.1, one DNA window encodes the following:
- a CDS encoding Gfo/Idh/MocA family oxidoreductase, producing MFRIGVLGIAHTHGYSYIRQIQSLSETSITGVFDQDSSRSAKTSNLFGIERFDDPLKLIENSDGVVVTSENSFHKQYAELAMINGKHVLCEKPIATTEEDARSMLQTARENNVVLQMAFPVRYAPSIQQAKKEIETGRLGRILSVSATNHGRMPGGWFVDEKLSGGGAVMDHTVHVVDIIRWLLDVEIEEVSAEYARLIYDIPVEDCGLLLLGLSNDSFMSLDCSWSRPEAYPYWGDVTLNLVGTDGSLKISAFDAKLRVFSNKRGVFWENFGDSFDRALVKEFVDSVVEKREPLTSGEDGLEALRVALAAYESGRTHEPIQVNH from the coding sequence GTGTTCAGGATTGGGGTTCTTGGAATAGCCCACACGCACGGATACAGCTATATAAGGCAGATTCAGTCTCTCTCAGAAACAAGCATTACGGGTGTATTTGATCAAGATTCTTCTAGAAGCGCAAAGACCTCGAATCTCTTCGGCATAGAACGCTTTGACGATCCTCTGAAGCTAATTGAAAACTCGGATGGGGTCGTAGTTACTTCCGAAAACTCATTCCATAAGCAATATGCGGAGCTTGCAATGATTAATGGCAAACACGTGCTGTGTGAAAAACCCATTGCCACAACTGAAGAAGACGCGAGATCGATGCTGCAGACGGCGAGAGAAAACAACGTCGTCCTTCAGATGGCCTTCCCCGTTAGATACGCTCCGTCGATTCAGCAGGCAAAGAAGGAAATAGAAACCGGCAGGCTCGGCAGAATCCTCTCGGTCTCGGCTACAAATCATGGAAGAATGCCCGGAGGATGGTTCGTGGATGAGAAGCTTTCCGGCGGAGGGGCGGTTATGGATCATACCGTTCACGTTGTGGATATTATCCGCTGGCTACTAGATGTTGAGATTGAAGAGGTATCGGCCGAATACGCCAGACTCATCTACGACATCCCAGTTGAAGACTGTGGCCTCCTCCTGCTAGGTCTTTCTAACGATTCCTTCATGAGTCTCGACTGCAGCTGGTCAAGACCTGAAGCCTATCCTTACTGGGGAGATGTCACTCTCAATCTTGTCGGTACAGACGGTTCGCTCAAGATAAGCGCCTTTGATGCGAAGCTGAGAGTCTTCTCAAACAAGAGAGGAGTCTTCTGGGAGAATTTCGGAGACAGTTTCGACAGAGCGCTGGTTAAGGAATTCGTTGATTCTGTAGTCGAGAAAAGAGAGCCTTTGACCTCAGGAGAAGATGGGCTTGAAGCTCTAAGAGTGGCTCTAGCAGCATATGAAAGCGGAAGAACACATGAACCTATTCAAGTTAATCATTAG